Below is a window of Mycoplasma sp. 2045 DNA.
GATGAACATAATCATTAAATCACGGTATTTATTGTTAATGTTTGGTGAAAAAATTGGGAACAATAAGATAGCTGTCATAACTAACTCAACAAAGAAAATTCACGCTGTTCCACTTGCTAAAACGTGGTTTGTTGATGGATTTGAACCTTTTTCTAATTCTGCAACAAAAGAAGCTTTGTAAGCTCCAATTGCAGTAATTGGGGCATTAGGTAAATGATCTTTCCCTACTGATAAGTATCCAAATAAATAGATAAATCCTGCAGCAGCAAATGCTCCTAAAAATTGAATTGCAATTTTATATAAAGCATAGTAACCATTATTTCTACCGTTTATATAACGATAAATAGTTACAGCTGGGTTGAGGTCACAACTTCAACGTAAGAAGATGAATAACACTACCCCGACAGCAATAAATCCTGCATAAAATCCAACAATGATTTTATGTAACATATATTCTTCAACAACTTTACCTGAAGATGTGTAAATTGATAGACCTGCTAATGCAAGTGATAAAAAGATTGTTCCGATAAATTCTGATAAACCGTGGATGATTCAAGTTTTTAAATCAGCTGGTTTCTCAGCATTTTGTCTTTCTGATGTTCTTAATTTAAAGAAGCTAAATAAATCTTTGAAAAAGCTATTTTTCTTAATTAATAATTCCTGTGTATTAACCATTTTGTATTTTTCCATTCTCTAATAAAACTAATGCTTTTGAGTAATCTCCTGCTTGCGCAGCGTCTGCATTTTCTAATGTTGTTTTAGCTATTTGAGTTAAAGCTAAATCTGTTAAGAATGCTTGGTGTGATGTTACTAAAACGTTGTCCATTTCAATTAATTCTGCTCATTGAGGATCTTGTTCTTTAAGTTCTTTAATTCTTGAAGAAATATCTTCGTAAAATCTTCCTTCTTCTCTTTCTAAAACGTCAGTTGCAAATCCACGAACTTTACCTGATTTAAGCCCATCGATCATTGCTTGTAATTCAATAATTTCTCCTCTGGCTGTGTTGACAATGATTGCTCCCGGTTTAAGCATATCAATAGCAGCTTTATCGAATAAGTATCTTGTCGAAGGTAATAAAGGACAGTGGATTGAAATAAAGTCTGAGTTTTGTAAGATTTCTGAAAATGAAGCTCATTCAAATCCGAATTGTTCAGCTAATTGAGGGAAGTTATCTTGAGCAAATGCATCAAATACTAAAACTCTAGCACCTGTTGCTTTAGCAATTTTAATAAATGTTTGTCCAATTTTTCCTGAACCAACAACCCCAATTGTTGAGTTCCCAACACAAAGTCCATCAAGTCCATTTAATGAGAAGTTGTAATCTTTAACTCTTTTATTAGCAATTAAAAGATTTCTGTTAAGTGCTAATAATCCTGCAAAAGCAAATTCACCAATACTTTCAGCTGAGTAGTTAAAAATTCTGTAAACGTGAATTCCTAACTCGTTAGCTTTAGCAACATCAATTTTGTTGTATCCCATTGATCTTTGCAATCAAACTTTTACACCCATTTTTGCTAAGACTTCTAAAATTACTTTGTCACCATAAGTATTAACAAACCCACATACAGCATCGTAACCTTTAGCTAACTTAACTGTATCTAAGTTTAAGTTTTCTTTAAAAAAAGTAATTTCGTGTCTTCCATCATTATATTTTTCAAAGTATTTAATATCGTAATCTTTAGAATCGAAAAATGCAATTCTCATATTTTCTCCTAGATAAAAATGAATAAAAATAAACCTAATAATTTTTAAAGTAATTATATTAAATTTATACTAAAACAAAGGCTTTTTATTTAAACTAAACTAATAGTGTGCTAGGTATAAAAATAGTTCATTTTCAGCTAAATTTACTATTTTAAATAGGAGGAGAAAATGAACTTAATATTATTTTATTTATCTAACTTACACAAGGGAAATAACTACATAATTTATAAAAATCTTAAAAGCATTCCTAAAATCGATATGAATCTATTAACACAATGAGTAAAAGAGTACGTGAAAAAGAAAATAAAGTTTATTACCATTTTAGATGAAGAATATCCTTTGAATTTAAACATTATTAAATATCCACCTTATGTGCTTTATATGTATGGAAACACTTCACTGCTTAAAAACAAAAATAAAGTTTATCTAGTTGACGAAAGAAACATGCTAGATAGTTTTAATTCTGAAAAACAGCTTGAAAATATGGTTAATTCTCATGTGCTAATTACCAATGACTATAAAGAAAGTGAAAAATCTATTGTTGATTTTTATAGAAATCACAATGGTTCTATTATTCACATTCTAAAAGAAGGTTTTAATGATGAGATTTTAAAACAAACCTTAAAACCAAATGAACTTTATATATCTCAGTATCCCTTAAATTGTCATCCTAGAAGAGAATATTTTAAACAAGCAAATTTATTAAGTTCTTTATTGAGCAAACAATTTATTTCATTCTCCTTAAAAGGAGACTCAAAAGCAATACAGTTAGTGAATTACTTTGCTGATATTGGTAAGGATATAAAATGTTTCCCTAGTGATGATTTTAGTGATTTGAATAATCAGCTTATTAAGTCCGGAGCTACTTTAATTACTTCTGTTACTGAAATTTAGAAATAAAAAAACGCGCCACATAATTGTTGTGACGCGTTTTACTATATAAATTAAAATTAGTTTTGTCTTTCAGGATATACAGAAACATACTTTCTGTTTCTTCTGCTTTCGTATTTTACGTATCCATCGATTTTTGAGAATAATGTATCGTCTCCACCACGACCAACATTTTGTCCTGGGAAAATTTTTGTTCCTCTTTGACGGTAAATGATTGATCCTGCTGTTGCAAATTGTCCATCACCTAATTTAGCACCTAAACGCTTACTATGAGAATCACGACCGTTACGGGTAGAACCACCGGCTTTCGTGTGTGCCATATTCTAATTACCCTTCGATTTTTGTAATTTTAACACGTGTGTAAGGTTGACGGTGTCCTAATTTTCTTTTGTGAGTAGACTTTGCATTGTGACGATATACAACAATTTTCTTTGCTTTCCCTTGTTTTTCGATTGTTCCGTAAACTACAGCATTAGATAAGTAAGGTCTCCCTACTTTATCGTTAACTAATAAAACTTTGTCAAATTTAACTTCTGAGTTTTCTTGACCTTCAAGTTTTTCAACGAAGATTGTTTGACCTTCTTTAACTAAAAGTTGTTTTCCACCTGATTCGATAATTGCAAACATGCAATACCTCCAAAATGTGGCTCGTCTTTGAGGTGGCTTATGCACTTGATGAACCTCTTTAGTACGGTTACAAATGTAACATGCTTATTATATAGTAATAAAGTAAAATTAGTAAGTTTTTTTAGTTTAAAAATATAGAAGTTATACAAATTTTTTCAATGAAATGATGACTTTAAATTGAAAAATTATGAATAATGATTTTTTAAAATAATAAGTAATTTTCAATTACATTAGAAATTTTCTTAACAGTATTATCTCACTTGAATTCTTGATCTTTACCTTTAACTGAACCTGAATTTGATGTAAATGACTTAAATAAACCAAGAATAGATATTGCGCTTTGAACTATCGATGGAATTAACGGAACTAAAGCGGCAAACGAAAAACCAGGTTGAATTTGCGAATACTTTTCTTTTTCTAGTGGTTTTAGATCATTAAGTTTCATAGTTAGCCTCCTTTCATTTGTATAGTAAAAATTGATCAAAAAAGAACAGTTTTTTTACTGTTCTACATAGTTTGTATTGAAATTACCAGAAACTTTAGCTACTTTTGAGCAAGAAACTCAAACAGTAGGATCGATTATTTTTAAATCAGCAATTAAGTTTTTCTCTTCTAGAAGAAGAATTGTAGTTTCAATTTTAATTGCAGTTTTACCTGTGTAACCTGATTTGAAACGTTCAATTCTGTAACTGTGTCAGTAATTAATAAGTTTGAAGTAAGCAATAATTCTTTCAGGATTTGATGAAATAATTGTTAAGTTTACTTTCTTATATTTAGGATATAACATACCAACAACTAAGTTAGTAACTATTAAGTATAAGAATGTTGAAAGTTCTCTCATTCCGAATAACTCACCATTTTGATTTGGACGAACAAATCCATAAATAAGTACAAATGTAACTGCTGTTACGAAACCAACAATAACAAGAATTGAACTAACACTTTTCTTATGTTTTGTTGAGAAGTAGTAAGCAATAATATCTGTTCCACCAGTTGAACCACCAACTTTTCACGAAATAGCTATCCCTGTACCAATAAATACTGCTCCAAGACATCCATAAAGTAAAACACCTCAGCTGATTCCATCTGAATATCAAGCTAATTGTGTTAATTGTTCAATTGAATATTGAGCGTATTTTTCAAATTCTGCAGCTTTCTCAGCACTAAATGCACTTGGATTTAATTTAAAATCAATTAATTCTTTTAAATTAGCTTGCCCAGGTGTTGAAGCGACTTCAACAATTGCTTTAGTATCTTTAATTGATACATTGTAATTATCATAGTCAATAGGAACTAAATTGATTTTCTCAAATAAGAATGAATGAACATGCTCTTCTGTGAAAATAAAGTTTGTTAATTGTAAACAAAGCATAAAGAATAAAGTTAATCCTATAAAACTAAACTTGACTTTTCTTCAAAATATAATGAATAAAGGTAAATTGCATGCAAAATAAATTAAAGCAAAATAGTTTCTTAAAACAGGAAATAAATATTGCAAGATAGTAGGAATTCCTGTAATTCCAGAAGGAATTGTGTCTGCTTTTGATAAAAAGATGTGAATTCCAAAGTTAAAAATTAATGCTGATACAAAAGTAAGCACTAGTTTTAATCAATATTTAACCCAAAACGTCTTAAATGTAAGCTTACTTTGTTTTGAATTATTTAAATACTTGGCCATCTTGTATTTTAATTTTTCTTCTTCTTTTTTAATATCAGCAGGGTTGATTATCACTGCTGAATTATTAGCATCCAGATTCATTGAAGCTTTATTAATAAGGTCAATTTTCTTTGACTTAAATTTGAAATAATTAGTAATTCAAGATGATTTTGGTGTAGTAGTTTTATTGCAATTTTCATTTGCAAAATTATCTTTATTCTTCATGAAACATATTTTATATTATTATCAATTAAATAATTAAAAAATTCCAAATCATATGTCTGAAATTCTTATGATAATTAGAATTACAAAATAGCCATAAAAGCTGTAATTTTTAAGTACACTAAAACACATATAATCAGTTCAAGCTAGAATATTTTGTAATCAGTTTATAAAAAAATCAAAAACAGCTCGTGTCATTATTGAGATGTTTTTGATTTAATACATTTATTTACTTAAATACTTTTGTAGGTATTCTTTATTTTCTTCAAAAACTGCAGGTTCATTTTTTGATAAGTAGTATGTCCCTAGTTTTTTAAGTAAAACAATATTTGAAATTGCTTGAACACCGAATTGGTTAGCTTTTTCTCCAAAAATAGTGAATAATTTTTGTCTTTCTTCTTCCATTTCACTGTACTCAATTTTAATTCCTAACTTCTTATTGAATAGCATAGTTCAGAAGTAGTTCATAATTGTAGATTTAACAACTTCTCTTTTATCTCCTGTGAAGTCTTCTTTAAATCTAAATTCTTTCATATCGTTTTCAATTAATTCATTGTCAATTTCGAGTAATTGATTAAATTCTTTTAATAATTGACCTAAAATGTTTTCACCATAAGCAAAAACAGAATCATTAACAATTTGTTCTAAAATTGTTTTTTCAACATATTTTCTAACATCATCCATATTTTTAATTTGGTCAATATTTAATAAGTGAACATTTTCTGCAGTAATTGGCATTTCTTTAATTTCAACAATTTGAATAGGTTTGACTAAAAAGTCTCTTCCAGCATAATTTACAGTAACAACTTCTCCTAGTTTTGCACCAATTAATTGTTTTTCAAATTGATGTTCACTTTCAGGATTTGCAATAATTTGATATTTTTCAAATTTAGCTTCTTGCATATCTGCAGGTTTAGTTTCAATGATTACATTATCATTAGTTTCAACTACGTCTCTATCAACATTAAGTTTAAATTTGTAACCTGAAATAAATAAGTTATAAAACTCATCAATTTTTGCATTATAGTCATTTGATAATAACTTAAATGGTTCAGGTTTAATATCTAAATTATATTTTTCAAGGTTATCTTCATAGAAAACTTTTAATTTAAATGAAAAATCTTCAATTGTGAATTTAACATCTTGTGGAACTGGTAAAAATGCAATTTTATCTGCATCTTTAAGATTCATTTCTTCCATTAATTTTTGTTTAACTGAATCCATATAAGCATTTGATGCTGATGTTAAAATAAGTTTTTGATCAATTTTCTGACCTTCTCTTTTATTTGATTCTAAGTAACTTAAAACATTATTTTGTACAGTTAATCATTCTTTTTTATCAACTGTGAACTCTCTAATTTCGAACTTCATAATTTCTCCTCGATCTATTAATATTTTAATTATATACAAATATAAAAATAATGTGTCTGAAAATTTAGCAAATAACTGACTAATTTGCTTATTTTGTTTAAAACTTTATATAAGCTATATAATTTAAAAATATGAAAATACCTGCTACAAAAAACGAAATAAAAGACTACATTATTGAGCTTACAAATGAGTTAAATAAACTCAATCACGCTTACTACAATCTAGATAAACCACTTGTTGATGACTTTGTTTATGATAGTAAATTAAGAGAACTTGAAGAGCTTGAAATTAAGTATCCTGAGTTTATTCAAGAAGATTCTCCCACAACTAAAATTGGTGGTGTTCCAAGCTTAAACTTCTCTAAATATACTCATCAAAAACCAATGCTTTCACTAGCTAAAGCATATTCGCAAGAAGAAGTTAATGATTTTATTAAAAATGCTACAGCACCTATAAATTCATCACAAATTAACTTCAATCTTGAACCTAAAATTGATGGTCTATCAATCTCATTAATTTACAAAGATGGTAAATTAGCAAATGCAGTAACTCGTGGAGATGGTAAAGTTGGTGAAGATGTTACTAAAAATGCTCTAATCATCAAAAGCATCCCTAAAACAATTAATTATCTAAAACCAATTGAAATAAGAGGGGAAATTTATATTAACAAATCTAAATTCCTTGAAATTAATCAACAATTAAAAGAAGAATTCGAAGAGAAGAAACTTGAATTTATTAATAAAACTTGACCAGCTTATTTAGCTAAATTAGGTGATTACAATAATGGTAAAATCAAAGCACTTCCAAAGGAACCAAAAGAGCCTACAGAAGATTATTTTGCTAATACCAGAAATATGGCAGCAGGTACTTTAAGACAGAAAAATGGTAAATTAATCATTCAGAGAGATCTTCAAATCATTATGTATGATATTGTCGATCCATTAGAGCACGGTCTAAAAGAACAATCACAGATTGTTGATTTCTTAAAATCATTAAACTTACCTACACATCAATATCACTACGTAGAAAAAGATTTTCAATCAATAATCAAAAGAATTAATGAGTTTGAATTAGTTAAAGATTCATTTAAGTATGACTGTGATGGTTTTGTCATTAAGCTGAATCAACTTGAATATTGAGATTTATTAGGTAAAACTGCTAAATTCCCTAGATATGCAATTGCATATAAATACAAAACTGAAGAAGCATATCCGATTATTAAAAAGATAGTAGCTACAGTTGGTAGAACCGGAAAAATAACTTATGTAGCAAGTTTCGACCCTGTCGAGTTAGTTCAAACAACAGTTTCAAATGCAACACTTCACAACTATGATTTTATTTCTAATATGAACATAAACATAGGTGACCAAGTTGTTTTAATCAAATCTGGTGAAATTATTCCTAAAATTATTGAGTTGAAAACTAAATACACAAATTCAATTTTCCCTAAGGTTCTAAATTGTCCTTCTTGTAATTCAGTTTTAGTTGAATACCCAGGAATTGTTGATCAATTTTGTGAAAATCCAAACTGTTATGAAAAACTAACTAGAAACTTATCATTCTTTGTTTCTAGAGATGCACTTAACATTGTTTCACTAAGTGAAAAGACACTTAACTTCTTCTTTGATAAAGGTTGAATTACAGACCAATATTCAATTTTTAATCTAAAGGATAAAGCTGATGAAATTCTTGAATTCTTCAAAGAAAATTCATCAAATCCTGATGTTAAAATCAAGATTGCTGATAAAAGATTAAGCAACATTTTAGTTTCTATTGAAGAAGCAAAAAATGTTGAATTACATAAAGCATTATTTGCTTTAGGAATCAAAAACATAGGTCTCGTAGTTGCAAAAACTATTTCAGAAAAATTAACAAAACTTTCAGACCTATTCGAAATTAACCTTGATGAATACCTTTTAATTAATTCAATTGGACCTGAAATAGTTCAATCACTTAAAGATTTTGTCACAGATAATAAAAATAAAGAATTGATACAAAAATTAGACAGTGTGTTAATTTACAAATCATCAAATAATGAACCTAAATCAGATAAACTTAAAAATCAAACTTTTGTAATTACAGGTACGCATTCAGTTTCTAGAGATGAACTTTCAAAAATCATTGAGCAAAATGGAGGAACTGTTTCATCTTCAATTTCAAGTAAAACAAATTACTTAGTTGCTGGAGAAAATGTTGGAGCAACTAAATTTGATAAAGCAAACAAATTAAATGTTCCAATTATAAGTGAGCAAGACTTATACGAAATGATTAAATAGCACTTGTTGCTATTTTTTTATACAAAAAACCAGTCATTATAACTGGTTTCGTATGTAATAAGGTATTGTGATTAAATTATTTGTTCTTTTTGATTTCTTTAAGACGAGCACTTTTTCCACTAAGATTTCTCATGTAGTAAAGTCTTTTTCTTCTAACTTTGTTTGAACGAACTACTTCGATGTGTGCGATTAAAGGTGAGTTAACTGGAAATGTTCTTTCAACACCAATTCCGTAAGAAATTTTTCTAACTGTGAACATTTCTCTTGTACCTGATTCTTTTTTACTGATTACTAAACCTTCAAAAATTTGAATACGTTCTTTTTCACCTTCACGGATACGTACGTGAACTTTAACATTGTCTCCTGTTTTGAATTCAGGTAAGTCTGTACGTAATTGTGGGTGTTCTACTAACTCTAATAATCTATTTCTCATTTTTAATTATCCTTTCATAAAGGTCAGGTCTATTCTTTTTAGTTTTTTCTAAACTAGCCTGCTCTTTTCATTCTTTAATTTTCTTATGGTCTCCATTAAGCAATACTTCAGGTACTAAGTAACCTTTGTATTCTCTTGGTCTTGTATATTGTGGATGTTCTAATAAACCTCTACCTTGGAAAGATTCATTTTGATGTGATTCATCTCTAATAGCCCCTGGAAGTAATCTGATAATACTATCAGCCATTACCATTGATGGTAATTCTCCTCCTGTAAGTACATAATCACCTATTGATAATTCAATATCAACAAAATTAAGTACTCTTTCATCAAACCCTTCATACCTTCCGGCGATGAAAGTGATTTGATCTTTTTTAGATAATTCCTCTGCTATTTCTTGAGTGAATTGTTTACCTTGTGGAGAAACTAAAATTCTATAT
It encodes the following:
- a CDS encoding aquaporin — encoded protein: MEKYKMVNTQELLIKKNSFFKDLFSFFKLRTSERQNAEKPADLKTWIIHGLSEFIGTIFLSLALAGLSIYTSSGKVVEEYMLHKIIVGFYAGFIAVGVVLFIFLRWSCDLNPAVTIYRYINGRNNGYYALYKIAIQFLGAFAAAGFIYLFGYLSVGKDHLPNAPITAIGAYKASFVAELEKGSNPSTNHVLASGTAWIFFVELVMTAILLFPIFSPNINNKYRDLMIMFIISLSVWMGILGATAAINPARGLAQQLPAFFTSETHVGKHLEAQITGIAPDFGFDTSVTLDQLKNSKNSFAFDSLVYATFAMLLGDLLAPVFYAFIQGFTQRVVNPFVVKVIAFKNFRTDSMTTPEKEANKSNNNKQ
- a CDS encoding NAD(P)-dependent oxidoreductase is translated as MRIAFFDSKDYDIKYFEKYNDGRHEITFFKENLNLDTVKLAKGYDAVCGFVNTYGDKVILEVLAKMGVKVWLQRSMGYNKIDVAKANELGIHVYRIFNYSAESIGEFAFAGLLALNRNLLIANKRVKDYNFSLNGLDGLCVGNSTIGVVGSGKIGQTFIKIAKATGARVLVFDAFAQDNFPQLAEQFGFEWASFSEILQNSDFISIHCPLLPSTRYLFDKAAIDMLKPGAIIVNTARGEIIELQAMIDGLKSGKVRGFATDVLEREEGRFYEDISSRIKELKEQDPQWAELIEMDNVLVTSHQAFLTDLALTQIAKTTLENADAAQAGDYSKALVLLENGKIQNG
- a CDS encoding DNA-processing protein DprA, with amino-acid sequence MNLILFYLSNLHKGNNYIIYKNLKSIPKIDMNLLTQWVKEYVKKKIKFITILDEEYPLNLNIIKYPPYVLYMYGNTSLLKNKNKVYLVDERNMLDSFNSEKQLENMVNSHVLITNDYKESEKSIVDFYRNHNGSIIHILKEGFNDEILKQTLKPNELYISQYPLNCHPRREYFKQANLLSSLLSKQFISFSLKGDSKAIQLVNYFADIGKDIKCFPSDDFSDLNNQLIKSGATLITSVTEI
- the rpmA gene encoding 50S ribosomal protein L27 is translated as MAHTKAGGSTRNGRDSHSKRLGAKLGDGQFATAGSIIYRQRGTKIFPGQNVGRGGDDTLFSKIDGYVKYESRRNRKYVSVYPERQN
- the rplU gene encoding 50S ribosomal protein L21 — protein: MFAIIESGGKQLLVKEGQTIFVEKLEGQENSEVKFDKVLLVNDKVGRPYLSNAVVYGTIEKQGKAKKIVVYRHNAKSTHKRKLGHRQPYTRVKITKIEG
- a CDS encoding YitT family protein; the protein is MKNKDNFANENCNKTTTPKSSWITNYFKFKSKKIDLINKASMNLDANNSAVIINPADIKKEEEKLKYKMAKYLNNSKQSKLTFKTFWVKYWLKLVLTFVSALIFNFGIHIFLSKADTIPSGITGIPTILQYLFPVLRNYFALIYFACNLPLFIIFWRKVKFSFIGLTLFFMLCLQLTNFIFTEEHVHSFLFEKINLVPIDYDNYNVSIKDTKAIVEVASTPGQANLKELIDFKLNPSAFSAEKAAEFEKYAQYSIEQLTQLAWYSDGISWGVLLYGCLGAVFIGTGIAISWKVGGSTGGTDIIAYYFSTKHKKSVSSILVIVGFVTAVTFVLIYGFVRPNQNGELFGMRELSTFLYLIVTNLVVGMLYPKYKKVNLTIISSNPERIIAYFKLINYWHSYRIERFKSGYTGKTAIKIETTILLLEEKNLIADLKIIDPTVWVSCSKVAKVSGNFNTNYVEQ
- a CDS encoding trigger factor-related chaperone — protein: MKFEIREFTVDKKEWLTVQNNVLSYLESNKREGQKIDQKLILTSASNAYMDSVKQKLMEEMNLKDADKIAFLPVPQDVKFTIEDFSFKLKVFYEDNLEKYNLDIKPEPFKLLSNDYNAKIDEFYNLFISGYKFKLNVDRDVVETNDNVIIETKPADMQEAKFEKYQIIANPESEHQFEKQLIGAKLGEVVTVNYAGRDFLVKPIQIVEIKEMPITAENVHLLNIDQIKNMDDVRKYVEKTILEQIVNDSVFAYGENILGQLLKEFNQLLEIDNELIENDMKEFRFKEDFTGDKREVVKSTIMNYFWTMLFNKKLGIKIEYSEMEEERQKLFTIFGEKANQFGVQAISNIVLLKKLGTYYLSKNEPAVFEENKEYLQKYLSK
- the ligA gene encoding NAD-dependent DNA ligase LigA, which codes for MKIPATKNEIKDYIIELTNELNKLNHAYYNLDKPLVDDFVYDSKLRELEELEIKYPEFIQEDSPTTKIGGVPSLNFSKYTHQKPMLSLAKAYSQEEVNDFIKNATAPINSSQINFNLEPKIDGLSISLIYKDGKLANAVTRGDGKVGEDVTKNALIIKSIPKTINYLKPIEIRGEIYINKSKFLEINQQLKEEFEEKKLEFINKTWPAYLAKLGDYNNGKIKALPKEPKEPTEDYFANTRNMAAGTLRQKNGKLIIQRDLQIIMYDIVDPLEHGLKEQSQIVDFLKSLNLPTHQYHYVEKDFQSIIKRINEFELVKDSFKYDCDGFVIKLNQLEYWDLLGKTAKFPRYAIAYKYKTEEAYPIIKKIVATVGRTGKITYVASFDPVELVQTTVSNATLHNYDFISNMNINIGDQVVLIKSGEIIPKIIELKTKYTNSIFPKVLNCPSCNSVLVEYPGIVDQFCENPNCYEKLTRNLSFFVSRDALNIVSLSEKTLNFFFDKGWITDQYSIFNLKDKADEILEFFKENSSNPDVKIKIADKRLSNILVSIEEAKNVELHKALFALGIKNIGLVVAKTISEKLTKLSDLFEINLDEYLLINSIGPEIVQSLKDFVTDNKNKELIQKLDSVLIYKSSNNEPKSDKLKNQTFVITGTHSVSRDELSKIIEQNGGTVSSSISSKTNYLVAGENVGATKFDKANKLNVPIISEQDLYEMIK
- the rplS gene encoding 50S ribosomal protein L19 — its product is MRNRLLELVEHPQLRTDLPEFKTGDNVKVHVRIREGEKERIQIFEGLVISKKESGTREMFTVRKISYGIGVERTFPVNSPLIAHIEVVRSNKVRRKRLYYMRNLSGKSARLKEIKKNK
- the trmD gene encoding tRNA (guanosine(37)-N1)-methyltransferase TrmD, coding for MKINFLTLFPRYYEPFVNESIVNLVKEKGLVEFNVVDFRDFSKDKHRKVDDEIYGGGHGLLLQVEPIDLALESLENNGGYRILVSPQGKQFTQEIAEELSKKDQITFIAGRYEGFDERVLNFVDIELSIGDYVLTGGELPSMVMADSIIRLLPGAIRDESHQNESFQGRGLLEHPQYTRPREYKGYLVPEVLLNGDHKKIKEWKEQASLEKTKKNRPDLYERIIKNEK